The following proteins are encoded in a genomic region of Cyclonatronum proteinivorum:
- the pflB gene encoding formate C-acetyltransferase, which yields MFNKTSSAADLPFLTDESPRCYRNFKTGIWNHEIDVRDFIQQNYTPFTGNASFLAGPTDDTRLLWQQVLNLMKDERNKGGVLDADSEIISGVDTHPAGYIDKDLERIVGLQTEKPLKRALMPFGGLRMAKSALESNGYQLSEATEAAMLKLRKTHNDGVFDGYTADIKKARKSGIVTGLPDAYARGRIIGDYRRAALYGTARLIADKHQQRASLEMASLNEETIRLREELKEQVNALKELERMAATYGFDITRPAENATEAVQWLYLAYLGAVKEQNGAAMSLGRVSTFLDIYFERDLAEGVLTEAQAQELIDHFVMKLRMVRFMRTPDYNELFSGDPTWVTEAIGGMGTDGRTLVSKTAFRMLQTLHNLGPAPEPNLTILWSDRLPQGFKDFCAETSIRTSSLQYENDDLMRTYWGDDYGIACCVSAMRIGKQMQFFGARANLAKTLLYAINGGRDEISGEQVGPQLAPITSDRLTWDELMPRFEAMNDWLAQVYMNALNIIHYMHDKYYYERLEMALHDRDVMRTMACGIAGLSVVADSLSAVKYADVRIIRDERGLAVNFETTGDYPTFGNNDDRVDGIARDLVKSFMGKLAKQPTYRNAIPTQSVLTITSNVVYGLKTGNTPDGRKKGEPFAPGANPMHGRDLNGAVASMMSVAKLPYEFAQDGISYTFSIVPKALGRSDKERTANLTGLLDTYFGAGGHHINVNVFDRETLLDAMQHPEQYPQLTVRVSGYAVNFHKLTREQQLDVVNRTFHSQN from the coding sequence ATGTTCAACAAGACCTCTTCTGCTGCTGACCTTCCCTTCCTGACGGACGAATCGCCCCGCTGCTACCGGAATTTTAAGACCGGTATCTGGAACCACGAAATTGACGTGCGCGATTTTATTCAGCAAAACTACACCCCTTTTACCGGCAACGCTTCTTTCCTCGCCGGTCCTACCGACGACACCCGGCTGCTCTGGCAACAGGTCCTCAACCTGATGAAAGACGAGCGCAACAAGGGCGGCGTGCTTGATGCCGATTCCGAAATTATTTCCGGCGTGGATACGCACCCGGCAGGCTACATTGACAAAGACCTCGAGCGCATCGTGGGCCTGCAAACCGAGAAGCCGCTCAAACGTGCGCTGATGCCGTTCGGCGGCCTGCGCATGGCCAAAAGCGCCCTCGAAAGCAACGGCTATCAGCTGTCCGAGGCGACCGAAGCTGCCATGCTGAAGCTCCGCAAAACCCACAACGATGGCGTTTTCGACGGCTACACCGCAGATATTAAGAAAGCACGGAAGTCCGGCATCGTGACCGGTCTGCCCGATGCCTATGCCCGCGGACGCATCATCGGCGACTACCGCCGCGCAGCCCTCTACGGTACCGCCCGCCTGATTGCGGACAAGCATCAGCAGCGCGCATCCCTCGAAATGGCGAGCCTGAACGAAGAAACCATCCGGCTGCGCGAAGAACTCAAGGAGCAGGTCAATGCCCTGAAAGAGCTCGAGCGCATGGCCGCGACCTACGGCTTCGACATCACAAGACCGGCTGAAAACGCTACCGAAGCCGTGCAGTGGCTCTACCTTGCCTACCTCGGCGCGGTTAAAGAGCAGAACGGCGCCGCAATGTCGCTCGGTCGTGTTTCTACCTTTCTTGACATTTACTTCGAGCGCGATCTGGCAGAAGGCGTCCTGACCGAAGCACAGGCGCAGGAGCTGATTGATCACTTCGTGATGAAGCTCCGCATGGTGCGCTTCATGCGTACGCCCGACTACAACGAGCTCTTCTCCGGCGACCCCACCTGGGTTACCGAAGCCATCGGCGGCATGGGCACCGACGGACGCACCCTGGTAAGCAAGACCGCTTTCCGGATGCTCCAAACCCTGCACAATCTGGGTCCGGCACCCGAGCCGAACCTGACCATCTTATGGAGCGACCGTCTGCCGCAGGGCTTCAAAGATTTCTGCGCAGAGACTTCCATCCGCACCTCCTCCCTTCAGTATGAAAACGACGACCTGATGCGCACCTACTGGGGCGACGACTACGGCATTGCCTGCTGTGTTTCAGCCATGCGCATTGGCAAGCAGATGCAGTTTTTCGGCGCCCGGGCCAACCTCGCCAAAACGCTGCTTTACGCCATCAACGGGGGCCGCGATGAAATCAGCGGTGAGCAGGTGGGTCCGCAGCTTGCACCCATAACCAGCGACCGCCTCACCTGGGATGAACTCATGCCCCGCTTCGAAGCCATGAACGACTGGCTCGCGCAGGTGTACATGAACGCGCTCAACATCATCCACTACATGCACGACAAATACTACTACGAGCGTCTCGAAATGGCCCTGCACGACCGCGATGTGATGCGCACCATGGCCTGCGGTATCGCAGGACTCTCGGTTGTAGCCGACTCCCTGAGCGCCGTGAAGTACGCCGATGTCCGCATTATCCGCGATGAGCGCGGTCTGGCCGTGAACTTCGAAACCACCGGCGACTACCCGACCTTCGGCAACAACGACGACCGCGTGGACGGCATCGCCCGCGACCTCGTGAAAAGCTTCATGGGCAAGCTCGCCAAGCAGCCGACCTACCGGAACGCCATCCCGACACAGTCGGTGCTCACGATTACCTCCAACGTGGTGTACGGCCTCAAAACCGGCAACACCCCGGATGGCCGCAAGAAAGGCGAGCCCTTCGCGCCGGGTGCCAACCCCATGCACGGCCGCGACCTCAACGGCGCAGTAGCAAGCATGATGAGCGTTGCCAAGCTGCCCTACGAATTCGCGCAGGACGGCATCTCCTATACCTTCTCCATCGTGCCTAAAGCACTGGGCCGCAGCGACAAGGAGCGCACCGCCAACCTGACCGGACTGCTCGACACCTACTTCGGTGCCGGCGGACATCACATCAACGTGAACGTGTTCGACCGCGAGACCCTGCTCGATGCCATGCAGCATCCGGAGCAGTACCCGCAGCTGACCGTGCGCGTGAGCGGCTATGCCGTGAACTTCCACAAGCTCACCCGTGAGCAGCAGCTCGACGTCGTGAACCGGACCTTCCACAGTCAGAATTAA
- a CDS encoding alpha/beta hydrolase — protein MKTLHDPKHLFHTGSSIADAERIILMIHGRGASAESILTLAQEFNVVDAAFIAPQAANHTWYPYSFMRPTKENQPWLDSALSSLKTITDDLLSQGKRHEQIVLLGFSQGACLATEFAARNAARWGGVIGFSGGLIGDQINPGTYSGDFAGTPVFLGCSDNDFHIPESRVHETAKQLESRGASVETVIYPDMGHTIVMDEILKAQKIIDRAG, from the coding sequence ATGAAAACCCTCCACGACCCGAAACATCTATTCCATACCGGCAGCAGCATTGCTGATGCCGAGCGTATCATCCTCATGATTCACGGACGCGGGGCTTCCGCGGAGAGCATACTCACGCTCGCGCAGGAATTCAATGTCGTTGACGCGGCCTTCATCGCGCCTCAGGCCGCGAACCACACCTGGTACCCTTACTCCTTCATGCGGCCCACCAAAGAAAATCAGCCCTGGCTCGATTCAGCGCTCAGCAGCCTGAAAACCATCACAGACGACTTGCTGTCACAAGGAAAACGCCATGAGCAAATAGTTTTGCTGGGATTTAGTCAGGGCGCCTGTCTTGCCACAGAATTTGCCGCACGCAACGCAGCCCGATGGGGCGGTGTCATCGGCTTCAGCGGCGGACTCATCGGAGATCAGATCAATCCCGGGACCTACAGCGGCGATTTCGCCGGAACGCCCGTCTTTCTCGGCTGCAGCGACAACGATTTCCACATCCCCGAGAGCCGTGTGCACGAAACCGCCAAACAGCTCGAATCCCGGGGCGCCTCGGTCGAAACCGTAATCTATCCCGACATGGGCCACACCATCGTGATGGATGAAATCCTCAAAGCACAAAAAATTATTGATCGCGCGGGATAG
- a CDS encoding MGMT family protein → MTAKPDKADFYDRVYEVVARIPHGRVTTYGAIARYLGIGGSARMVGYALNLTLKSDGPELPCHRVVNRLGQLSGKAYFGPGLMEALLRQENITFLDEDTIDLDRHFWDPAEAL, encoded by the coding sequence ATGACTGCCAAGCCTGATAAAGCCGATTTTTACGACCGCGTCTATGAAGTCGTCGCCCGCATACCGCACGGACGCGTCACCACCTACGGCGCCATCGCCCGCTACCTCGGCATAGGCGGCAGCGCCCGCATGGTCGGCTACGCCCTCAACCTCACCCTCAAATCCGACGGCCCCGAGCTCCCGTGCCATCGCGTCGTCAACCGGCTCGGACAGCTCAGCGGCAAAGCCTACTTCGGTCCCGGCCTCATGGAAGCCCTACTCCGGCAGGAAAACATCACCTTTCTCGACGAAGACACCATCGACCTCGACCGCCATTTTTGGGATCCGGCCGAAGCTTTGTAA
- a CDS encoding Rossmann-like and DUF2520 domain-containing protein, translating into MPKSKAQEQLNCTIIGSGRVAKALAAALTGSSTSELCLNGIFARNTDEAERIARNNGAPKYGGISEMQRLEALTFLCVSDDALPALAQQLCHIPTAGPDACVVHLSGAHDLEPLTPLQERGIQTGSLHPLQTFPEGADAASFEGIYASVLGAAPVAAQLTRVARALGCKPVTVDAKQKKQLHLAAVFASNYMVALAALSERAAPGLSKPATQLLRPLMESTLQNLFAKGTAAALTGPVSRGDSSTVKAHLQNLGSPELTDDTDLSAAYRLLGRVAAGIARSDNRLTPETYDELLALLDDCQA; encoded by the coding sequence ATGCCAAAAAGCAAAGCACAGGAACAGCTTAACTGCACCATCATTGGCAGCGGCAGGGTCGCAAAAGCCCTTGCCGCTGCCCTGACCGGCTCAAGCACAAGCGAACTGTGTTTGAACGGTATTTTTGCGCGAAATACCGATGAAGCCGAACGCATAGCACGAAATAACGGTGCGCCGAAATATGGGGGAATCTCCGAAATGCAGCGCCTTGAAGCACTGACCTTCCTGTGTGTTTCCGATGATGCGCTTCCGGCGCTTGCCCAACAGCTGTGCCACATTCCAACGGCCGGCCCCGACGCCTGTGTAGTCCATTTGTCCGGGGCACACGATCTCGAACCACTTACCCCCCTACAAGAGCGCGGTATCCAAACCGGATCCCTGCACCCGCTCCAAACCTTCCCGGAAGGGGCCGACGCCGCAAGTTTTGAAGGCATTTACGCAAGCGTGCTCGGCGCAGCACCCGTCGCCGCACAGCTGACCCGCGTCGCCCGCGCCCTGGGCTGCAAGCCCGTTACGGTTGATGCCAAACAGAAAAAACAGCTCCACCTCGCAGCCGTTTTTGCTTCCAATTATATGGTCGCCCTCGCGGCCCTGTCTGAGCGCGCTGCACCCGGCCTGTCAAAGCCCGCAACCCAGCTCCTGCGCCCGCTCATGGAAAGCACGCTCCAAAACCTCTTCGCCAAAGGCACCGCTGCGGCCCTGACCGGCCCCGTAAGCCGGGGAGACAGCTCTACCGTAAAAGCCCACCTGCAAAACCTTGGCTCCCCTGAACTAACCGACGACACAGACCTCTCAGCCGCCTACCGCCTCCTCGGGCGCGTAGCCGCCGGCATTGCCCGCTCCGATAACCGCCTCACCCCCGAAACCTACGACGAACTCCTCGCCCTCCTTGATGACTGCCAAGCCTGA
- the amrB gene encoding AmmeMemoRadiSam system protein B has product MSIRSYTREQIIAGIDKYTRQADNRVRILFAGRHIREFNFDAMCKLYANIKGEHYDDVIIIEAFPGDHPRLLPMVSEPVFVTPLGEVAVNDALRNDFCDEDDDFYIDDAGFSDDMAIHEHLMMLQCTLDNFRVLSIQIVHAQSSIVRELANAIAELMRDRNALIIFCADASGSSPEQLKKLKDYINGKSFSRIKNYLNTGDAGITDSAPISSGSLTAAEWELETHLYIPAPGEPVCLSGYAQLRSRSNPAP; this is encoded by the coding sequence ATGAGTATCCGATCCTACACCCGGGAACAAATCATCGCCGGTATCGACAAATACACCCGGCAAGCCGATAACCGCGTGCGCATTCTATTCGCGGGCCGTCACATCCGCGAATTCAACTTCGACGCCATGTGCAAACTCTACGCCAACATCAAAGGTGAGCACTACGACGATGTCATCATCATTGAAGCTTTCCCGGGCGATCACCCCCGGCTGTTGCCCATGGTTAGCGAACCCGTATTTGTAACACCCCTCGGCGAAGTTGCGGTAAACGACGCCCTGCGCAACGATTTTTGCGATGAAGACGACGATTTCTACATCGACGACGCCGGCTTCAGCGACGACATGGCCATCCATGAACACCTGATGATGCTGCAGTGTACCCTCGATAATTTTCGCGTGCTCAGCATTCAGATCGTGCATGCACAATCTTCCATCGTGCGCGAACTTGCAAACGCCATCGCCGAACTCATGCGCGACCGCAACGCCCTGATTATTTTCTGTGCGGATGCCTCCGGCTCTTCCCCCGAACAGCTTAAAAAGCTCAAAGACTACATCAACGGCAAATCGTTTTCCCGAATCAAGAACTACCTGAATACCGGTGATGCCGGTATCACCGACAGCGCTCCGATATCATCCGGAAGCCTCACCGCTGCCGAGTGGGAGCTGGAAACGCACCTGTACATCCCGGCTCCGGGCGAACCCGTTTGCCTGTCAGGCTACGCGCAGCTGCGCAGCCGGTCCAACCCGGCGCCCTGA
- a CDS encoding 4'-phosphopantetheinyl transferase family protein — protein sequence MSILFRYKPGSAGNPLVRIAGSTQPDSPDCRQQLLYELLHDAGQDTHSAVIGHLAGGKPFLQTDSGSFPISVSHTRGLLLIALSTGPQIGLDTEPAARKVPERLLARIRSAEDAAFENQLPPLKLWTLKEAFLKMTGTGLRHPMRAVSVSPAGDHYYLCKTVRADGTPLQALTVSFMWREFRIALAVEHP from the coding sequence TTGAGTATCCTTTTCCGCTACAAACCAGGATCTGCCGGAAACCCCCTTGTCAGGATTGCCGGGAGCACACAGCCGGACAGCCCCGATTGCAGGCAGCAACTACTCTATGAACTCCTCCACGATGCAGGTCAGGACACCCATAGCGCAGTTATCGGTCATTTGGCTGGCGGAAAACCTTTTCTGCAAACCGACTCGGGGAGCTTTCCGATTTCGGTAAGTCATACCCGCGGACTATTACTCATAGCCCTCTCCACCGGACCCCAAATCGGTCTTGACACCGAACCCGCTGCCCGTAAGGTCCCTGAACGCCTCCTTGCCCGTATACGATCCGCTGAAGACGCGGCATTTGAAAACCAGCTGCCCCCGCTCAAACTCTGGACCCTCAAGGAAGCTTTCCTCAAAATGACCGGCACCGGTCTGCGACACCCCATGCGGGCGGTTTCCGTTAGTCCTGCGGGCGATCATTACTACCTGTGCAAAACCGTCCGTGCAGACGGCACGCCGCTTCAGGCGCTCACCGTGAGCTTCATGTGGCGGGAATTTCGGATTGCCCTCGCTGTTGAACATCCCTAG